One Acetobacter ghanensis DNA window includes the following coding sequences:
- a CDS encoding PhzF family phenazine biosynthesis protein: MQRTYKVVDVFTKMPFAGNPVAVVLDAQGLDTQTMQAIARWTNLSETTFLLPAQNAEADYQLRIFTPRNELPFAGHPTLGSAHAALEAGRATPRQGQLVQECGVGLVTLNVSGSGKDRSLSFTLPPARHAELDEADIEDLEAILGAPVDRTARPMMVDVGPVWVVARLKSVEQLLALRPDFGRSQVFEHRLGATGISVFATHGHDDADIEVRSFAASQGVNEDPVCGSGNGSVAVFRHVQGLLPPGQAHYLATQGGCVGRNGRVSVCVGVDGAVDVGGQCVTTVEGRLAG; this comes from the coding sequence ATGCAACGTACATACAAAGTCGTGGATGTTTTTACGAAAATGCCGTTTGCGGGCAATCCGGTGGCCGTAGTGCTGGATGCACAGGGGTTGGACACACAAACCATGCAGGCCATCGCCCGTTGGACGAACCTGTCGGAAACGACCTTTCTGCTGCCTGCGCAGAATGCGGAGGCAGATTACCAACTGCGTATTTTTACCCCTCGGAACGAACTGCCGTTTGCTGGCCATCCCACACTGGGGAGCGCCCATGCCGCATTGGAGGCTGGCCGCGCCACGCCACGGCAGGGGCAACTGGTGCAGGAATGCGGGGTTGGCCTTGTCACGTTGAATGTCAGTGGGAGCGGTAAGGACCGGAGCCTGTCCTTTACATTACCACCAGCCCGGCACGCGGAGCTGGATGAAGCAGATATAGAGGATCTGGAGGCTATTCTGGGTGCGCCCGTGGACCGCACGGCCCGCCCAATGATGGTGGATGTTGGCCCGGTCTGGGTTGTGGCCCGGTTGAAGAGTGTGGAGCAGCTTTTGGCGCTTAGGCCGGACTTTGGGCGTTCGCAGGTGTTTGAACATCGGCTTGGCGCTACAGGGATAAGCGTTTTTGCCACGCATGGTCATGATGACGCGGATATAGAAGTGCGGTCCTTTGCTGCCTCCCAAGGTGTGAATGAGGACCCCGTATGTGGCAGTGGCAATGGCAGCGTTGCCGTGTTCCGCCACGTGCAGGGGCTTCTGCCGCCGGGGCAGGCGCACTATCTGGCTACGCAGGGGGGCTGCGTAGGCCGGAATGGTCGTGTTTCTGTGTGTGTTGGCGTGGATGGTGCGGTGGACGTGGGTGGCCAGTGTGTGACCACCGTGGAAGGCCGTCTGGCTGGTTAG
- a CDS encoding ribbon-helix-helix domain-containing protein — protein MSRHLRKRSLILAGHDTSVALEPTFWAVLERMIANQNVTLVQLVTQVDATRAPDQSLASALRVHAVEWLQQRADAPTFKNPS, from the coding sequence ATGAGCAGACATTTGCGCAAACGCAGCCTGATTCTGGCCGGGCACGACACAAGCGTGGCGCTGGAACCCACCTTCTGGGCCGTATTGGAACGCATGATCGCCAACCAGAATGTCACGCTGGTACAACTGGTGACACAGGTTGATGCCACCCGCGCGCCAGACCAATCCCTTGCTTCGGCCCTACGGGTCCATGCCGTGGAATGGCTGCAACAGCGCGCGGATGCTCCGACCTTTAAAAACCCTTCCTAA
- the queG gene encoding tRNA epoxyqueuosine(34) reductase QueG — MTKAKPPPPQPAAHPASRLAERIRNKALELGFDAIGFCPAALGPEVRERLQDFLANGYHGEMGWLAERTDQRSQPTALWPQARTVIALGTSYAPSNNALATLQQPDRGNISVYARHRDYHDVIKGMLKHLAQFVVREGKQAAPFGPDVKVFVDTAPVAEKPLAAQAGLGWQGKHTNLVSRQHGSWLFLGEIYTTLDLPTSPPSGGGCGSCSRCLTACPTQAFPTPYQMDARRCISYLTIEHAGPIPPDLRPMMGTHIYGCDDCLAVCPWNRFAKAAHLMKLQPRQDLIAPELATLSQLDDAAFRTLFSGSPVKRIGRNRFIRNVLIAIGNSGRPSLLPHAHTLCMDPDPVVRDAAFWAVASLERRMT; from the coding sequence ATGACAAAGGCCAAACCTCCGCCACCGCAGCCAGCGGCACACCCGGCCAGCCGCCTTGCCGAACGCATTCGCAACAAGGCGCTGGAACTGGGGTTTGACGCCATTGGCTTTTGCCCTGCCGCACTGGGGCCGGAGGTACGTGAGCGTTTGCAGGATTTTCTGGCAAACGGATATCATGGAGAAATGGGCTGGCTGGCCGAACGCACGGACCAGCGTAGCCAGCCGACCGCCTTATGGCCGCAGGCACGCACGGTTATTGCTCTTGGCACATCCTACGCCCCATCCAACAATGCGCTGGCAACCCTGCAACAGCCAGACCGTGGCAATATCTCTGTCTATGCCCGCCACAGGGATTATCATGATGTTATTAAGGGGATGCTCAAGCATCTGGCGCAATTTGTGGTGCGGGAAGGCAAACAGGCAGCACCCTTCGGCCCGGACGTTAAAGTCTTTGTAGATACAGCCCCCGTGGCTGAAAAACCTCTGGCGGCACAGGCCGGACTAGGCTGGCAGGGCAAACATACCAACCTTGTCTCCCGCCAGCATGGTAGCTGGCTCTTTTTGGGAGAGATCTACACAACGCTTGACCTCCCCACCTCCCCGCCCTCCGGCGGAGGATGTGGCAGTTGCAGCCGTTGCCTGACCGCCTGCCCCACGCAGGCTTTTCCCACACCGTACCAGATGGATGCACGGCGCTGCATTTCCTACCTGACCATTGAACACGCAGGCCCCATTCCACCAGACCTGCGCCCCATGATGGGCACCCATATTTACGGATGTGATGACTGTCTGGCCGTCTGCCCGTGGAACAGGTTTGCCAAAGCGGCGCACCTTATGAAACTCCAGCCCAGACAAGATTTGATAGCCCCGGAACTGGCGACACTCAGCCAACTGGATGATGCGGCATTCAGGACCCTGTTTTCGGGCTCTCCTGTCAAACGGATTGGCCGCAACCGCTTTATCCGCAATGTGCTGATTGCTATTGGCAATTCGGGCAGGCCATCCCTGCTTCCCCATGCCCACACCCTGTGCATGGACCCCGACCCGGTTGTAAGAGATGCTGCATTCTGGGCCGTGGCATCCCTTGAAAGACGCATGACATGA
- the tgt gene encoding tRNA guanosine(34) transglycosylase Tgt, translating into MSRFHWTCESTDGAARAGMLHTAHGPVATPTFMPVGTVGTVKAMTMDAVRSTGAGIVLGNTYHLMLRPGAARVRALGGLHRFMDWSGPILTDSGGFQVMSLGALRRLDQDGVTFRSHIDGSEHRLTPESSTGIQHDLDATITMCFDECPALPAPPEAIAASMRLSMRWAARSREAYVQRTGYGQFGIVQGGTETDLRTESVKALTDIGFEGYAIGGLAVGEGQELMFATLDTTTPIMPADKPRYLMGVGTPDDLLGSVQRGVDMFDCVMPTRAGRTARAYTERGTLNLRNARHATDARPISPHCDCLACSRHSRAYLHHLFRANEILGPMLLTWHNIAYYQRLMRQIRQAIMDKNLDATAATMRAEWAAQDWTEDEMPQPLIPPIP; encoded by the coding sequence ATGAGTCGTTTCCACTGGACCTGTGAAAGCACGGATGGCGCTGCCCGCGCAGGTATGCTGCACACAGCCCACGGCCCCGTGGCCACGCCCACCTTTATGCCGGTAGGCACCGTTGGCACGGTCAAAGCCATGACCATGGACGCCGTGCGTTCCACCGGTGCGGGCATTGTGCTGGGCAACACCTACCACCTTATGCTCCGCCCCGGTGCTGCACGGGTACGGGCACTGGGGGGCCTGCACCGCTTTATGGACTGGTCCGGCCCGATCCTGACCGATTCGGGGGGCTTTCAGGTCATGTCGCTCGGGGCGCTGCGGCGGCTGGACCAGGACGGTGTGACCTTCCGCTCGCATATTGATGGCTCCGAACACCGGCTGACACCGGAGAGTTCCACCGGCATCCAGCATGATCTGGATGCCACCATCACCATGTGTTTTGACGAATGCCCCGCCCTGCCAGCCCCACCCGAGGCCATTGCAGCGTCCATGCGCCTGTCCATGCGCTGGGCAGCCCGCTCGCGCGAGGCTTATGTGCAGCGCACGGGCTATGGCCAGTTTGGCATTGTGCAGGGTGGCACGGAAACCGACCTGCGCACCGAGAGCGTAAAAGCCCTGACCGATATAGGGTTTGAAGGCTACGCCATTGGTGGCCTTGCCGTGGGCGAGGGGCAGGAGCTCATGTTTGCAACGCTGGATACCACAACCCCGATCATGCCGGCTGATAAGCCGCGCTACCTTATGGGTGTTGGCACCCCCGATGATCTGCTGGGCAGTGTGCAACGTGGTGTGGACATGTTTGACTGCGTCATGCCCACCCGTGCAGGCCGCACCGCACGCGCCTATACCGAGCGGGGCACACTCAACCTGCGCAATGCCCGCCACGCTACGGATGCACGCCCCATTTCCCCCCACTGTGACTGTCTGGCCTGCTCGCGCCATAGCCGCGCCTATCTGCACCACCTGTTCCGCGCGAACGAAATTTTAGGCCCCATGCTGCTGACGTGGCATAATATTGCCTACTACCAGCGCCTCATGCGCCAGATCCGTCAGGCCATCATGGACAAAAATCTGGACGCAACCGCCGCCACCATGCGGGCCGAATGGGCCGCACAGGACTGGACAGAGGATGAGATGCCACAACCGCTCATTCCCCCCATACCGTAG
- the queA gene encoding tRNA preQ1(34) S-adenosylmethionine ribosyltransferase-isomerase QueA → MSNRTEDFDFHLPEALIAQEPARPRESARLLDATTPGTLVDRHVCDLPHLLRKGDLLVANNTAVIRAQLHALRGEARIGITLDQIRPDGTWHVLVRNARRLKVGDTLTFPNSVETAQVVTLEPGGGACLRFSCEGDAFDAFLQAAGALALPPYIHRPHGPTAQDSKDYATIFERYKGAVAAPTAGLHFTPELLAAVDATGAERCTLTLHVGAGTFLPVRADDITQHHMHSEHGVITPQTAERINATRAAGGRIIAIGTTTLRLLESAADEHGIVHPFEGETAIFIRPGYRFRAVDVLMTNFHLPRSTLFMLVCAFAGQEQAKAAYAHALKTGYRFYSYGDACLLRCANSIHAH, encoded by the coding sequence ATGAGCAACCGCACCGAAGATTTTGACTTCCACCTCCCCGAGGCCCTGATTGCGCAGGAGCCCGCCCGCCCGCGTGAATCTGCCCGTCTGCTGGACGCAACAACACCCGGCACGCTGGTAGACCGCCATGTGTGTGACCTGCCACACCTGCTGCGCAAGGGGGACCTGCTGGTCGCCAACAACACGGCCGTTATTCGCGCACAACTCCATGCCCTGCGGGGGGAAGCCAGAATTGGCATTACCTTGGACCAGATCCGGCCTGATGGCACATGGCATGTGCTGGTCCGCAACGCCCGCCGCCTGAAGGTGGGAGACACGCTCACCTTCCCCAACTCGGTGGAGACGGCGCAGGTTGTTACGCTCGAACCCGGCGGTGGTGCCTGCTTACGCTTTTCCTGCGAGGGAGATGCGTTTGATGCGTTTTTGCAGGCAGCCGGTGCGCTGGCTCTCCCCCCGTATATTCATCGACCTCATGGACCAACGGCGCAGGACAGCAAGGACTACGCCACGATTTTTGAACGCTACAAAGGCGCTGTAGCAGCCCCCACCGCCGGGTTGCACTTTACGCCCGAACTGCTGGCGGCAGTGGATGCAACAGGAGCCGAGCGGTGTACGCTTACACTGCACGTGGGGGCTGGTACCTTCCTACCCGTCAGAGCGGACGACATTACCCAGCACCACATGCATTCAGAACACGGGGTCATCACACCGCAAACAGCCGAGCGCATTAACGCCACACGGGCTGCGGGGGGGCGTATTATTGCTATTGGCACCACCACCCTGCGCCTTTTGGAGAGTGCGGCCGACGAGCACGGCATTGTGCACCCGTTTGAGGGCGAGACTGCCATTTTCATCCGTCCCGGCTACCGCTTCCGGGCTGTGGATGTGCTGATGACCAACTTCCACCTGCCACGCTCAACCCTGTTCATGCTGGTGTGCGCTTTTGCCGGGCAGGAACAAGCCAAAGCGGCTTATGCCCATGCCTTAAAGACCGGCTACCGCTTTTATTCCTACGGCGATGCCTGCCTGCTGCGCTGCGCAAACAGCATCCATGCCCACTAA
- a CDS encoding kinase inhibitor: MAFVLTSPAFANGDVLPQAQVYNGMGQNGQNLSPALQWHGAPQGTKSFVVTVYDPDAPTGSGWWHWVVVNIPATTTSLPEGAGSGKAGLPEGAMQVRTDFGEPGYGGAAPPAGRVHRYVFTVYALDVPTLDVTPDASPALVGFMAHHHQLGSASLTALYGSR, encoded by the coding sequence ATGGCGTTTGTTCTGACAAGTCCGGCCTTTGCCAATGGGGATGTGCTGCCACAGGCTCAGGTCTATAATGGCATGGGCCAAAACGGGCAGAATCTTTCTCCCGCACTGCAATGGCATGGTGCCCCACAGGGGACCAAAAGCTTTGTGGTCACGGTTTATGACCCCGATGCCCCAACAGGTTCCGGCTGGTGGCACTGGGTTGTGGTTAATATACCCGCCACCACAACGTCCCTGCCGGAAGGGGCTGGTTCAGGCAAGGCAGGTCTGCCGGAAGGGGCTATGCAGGTCAGGACCGACTTTGGCGAGCCCGGTTATGGGGGCGCTGCGCCACCAGCGGGGCGGGTGCACCGTTATGTCTTTACGGTTTATGCGCTGGATGTGCCCACGCTGGATGTTACGCCAGATGCCAGCCCGGCTCTGGTCGGGTTTATGGCGCACCATCATCAATTGGGATCAGCCAGCCTGACGGCTCTTTACGGGAGCCGTTAA
- a CDS encoding methylenetetrahydrofolate reductase has product MSLNRLCVELIPRSAESLAEDVETVKTVFPVADTLNVPDLMRFPLRSWEAAAQLHPTFPRVIPHIRAIDIAPHAPLPGAEQPGLEEILVVHGDPPADLSMRTYPNSTESIIRRYRKEAPHLRVYAAFDPYRRAPWKELEDIARKKEAGASGFFTQPVFDYKLFDLCREWLQGEDVFWGLSPVIGPRSRSYWETTNHIVFPKDFSTTLESNIAFAQTVLRELNQDKGSAYLMPVRVKLEHYLPALLEAVS; this is encoded by the coding sequence ATGAGCCTGAACCGCCTATGCGTTGAACTGATCCCCCGCTCTGCCGAATCTTTGGCGGAGGATGTGGAAACGGTCAAAACCGTTTTTCCCGTAGCGGATACGCTCAACGTGCCTGACCTCATGCGCTTCCCCCTCCGCAGTTGGGAAGCCGCAGCACAACTACACCCGACCTTCCCCCGCGTGATCCCCCATATCCGCGCAATAGACATTGCCCCCCATGCCCCCTTGCCAGGGGCGGAGCAGCCGGGGCTGGAAGAAATTCTGGTCGTACATGGGGACCCGCCTGCCGACCTGTCCATGCGTACATACCCCAACAGCACGGAAAGCATTATCCGTCGTTACCGCAAGGAAGCGCCGCATCTGCGGGTCTATGCCGCATTCGACCCCTACCGGCGTGCGCCATGGAAAGAGCTGGAGGACATAGCACGGAAAAAAGAAGCCGGAGCCAGCGGTTTTTTCACCCAGCCGGTTTTTGACTACAAGCTATTTGATCTGTGCCGTGAATGGCTACAGGGCGAGGATGTGTTCTGGGGGCTATCCCCCGTTATTGGTCCGCGTTCCCGCTCCTATTGGGAGACCACAAACCATATTGTGTTCCCCAAGGATTTTTCCACAACACTTGAATCCAACATCGCTTTTGCCCAGACTGTCCTGCGTGAACTGAATCAGGACAAGGGGAGCGCATACCTCATGCCTGTACGCGTCAAGCTTGAGCATTATCTCCCTGCCCTGCTTGAAGCAGTATCCTGA
- a CDS encoding bifunctional methylenetetrahydrofolate dehydrogenase/methenyltetrahydrofolate cyclohydrolase, with translation MSTSSSLPPEHQASLIDGKAFAATVRQQIREDVLALHEQHGVTPGLAVILVGNDPASEVYVKNKAIQTHHAGMRSFMHMLPETTSETELLTLIERLNTDPEIHGILVQLPLPKGLDARRITNAILPEKDVDGLGEVNAGRLAVNLPGIVPCTPLGCLMLLRDQLGDMTGLHAVVIGASNLVGKPMALLLLGEGCTVTVAHIHTRDTAAVAREADILVVATGCRELVKGDWIKPGATVIDVGITRTQTESGKTRLVGDVAFDEAVKVAGRITPVPGGVGPMTIACLLKNTLTAAQMQIEGKTE, from the coding sequence ATGAGCACATCCTCCTCCCTCCCCCCCGAACATCAGGCTTCCCTGATTGATGGCAAGGCTTTTGCCGCCACTGTGCGCCAGCAGATCCGCGAGGATGTTCTGGCCCTCCACGAACAGCACGGCGTGACTCCGGGGCTGGCTGTTATTCTGGTCGGCAATGACCCGGCCAGCGAGGTGTATGTCAAAAATAAAGCCATTCAGACCCACCATGCGGGTATGCGCTCCTTCATGCACATGCTGCCCGAAACCACGTCCGAAACCGAACTGCTGACCCTGATAGAGCGGCTGAACACGGACCCGGAAATTCATGGTATTCTGGTGCAGCTTCCCCTTCCCAAAGGGCTGGACGCCCGCCGCATTACCAACGCCATTCTGCCAGAAAAAGATGTGGACGGCCTTGGGGAAGTGAATGCGGGCCGTCTGGCGGTCAACCTGCCCGGTATTGTGCCTTGCACCCCACTCGGCTGCCTTATGCTGCTACGCGACCAGTTGGGCGATATGACCGGCCTCCATGCCGTGGTCATTGGTGCGTCCAACCTTGTGGGCAAACCCATGGCCCTGCTGCTACTGGGCGAAGGCTGCACAGTAACCGTTGCCCACATCCACACGCGGGACACAGCCGCCGTTGCGCGCGAGGCCGATATTCTGGTGGTGGCGACCGGCTGCCGGGAACTGGTAAAGGGCGACTGGATCAAGCCCGGTGCTACAGTTATTGACGTTGGGATTACCCGCACCCAGACTGAAAGCGGCAAAACCCGCCTTGTTGGTGATGTGGCGTTTGATGAAGCCGTAAAGGTAGCCGGACGCATTACCCCCGTGCCCGGTGGCGTTGGCCCCATGACCATTGCCTGCCTGCTTAAAAACACACTGACGGCGGCACAGATGCAGATTGAGGGAAAAACCGAATGA
- a CDS encoding GNAT family N-acetyltransferase, translating into MADWSVALHNSIHDIPAQEWMQCAGQDNPFVSHAFLSALEDSGSVRRETGWIPRHLSLHAPDGRLAAVCPAYLKGHSWGEYVFDQGWARAFEAAGGHYYPKLQIAVPFTPAPGPRLLTHPDAPPETTAVMADALRQICADTGVSSAHVTFCTEAESSLLAQHGWLPRLGLQYHWHNRGYGSFDDFLATLSARKRKSIKRERRDANSAGLTFDVLQGASITPANWQAFYQFYQNTIDRKWGNAYLTPDFFPLMAQRLGERVVLMLARNGTTPVAAALNLMGTDTLYGRNWGCEGNWPFLHFELCYYRAIDFAIAHGLQRVEAGAQGEHKIQRGYQPTLTHSAHWLQSPGLYNAVDRFLQAERPAILAEAEHLNTLTPYRQDNSAQAP; encoded by the coding sequence ATGGCTGACTGGTCTGTTGCCCTGCATAACAGCATTCATGACATTCCCGCACAGGAGTGGATGCAATGTGCCGGGCAGGACAACCCCTTTGTCAGCCATGCTTTTTTAAGCGCACTGGAAGACAGCGGCTCCGTCCGACGTGAGACGGGGTGGATACCAAGGCATCTTAGCCTGCACGCCCCGGATGGTCGGCTGGCCGCTGTATGCCCCGCGTACCTTAAAGGCCACTCGTGGGGCGAATACGTTTTTGATCAGGGCTGGGCCCGCGCGTTTGAAGCCGCTGGTGGCCATTATTACCCCAAACTTCAAATTGCTGTTCCCTTTACACCAGCCCCCGGCCCCAGACTGCTGACACACCCCGACGCACCACCTGAGACCACGGCCGTTATGGCGGACGCTCTGCGGCAGATCTGCGCGGATACTGGTGTATCCTCTGCACATGTGACCTTCTGCACAGAGGCGGAAAGTTCACTTCTGGCGCAGCATGGATGGCTCCCCCGCCTTGGTCTGCAATACCACTGGCACAACAGGGGTTATGGGTCGTTTGACGACTTTCTGGCCACCCTTTCCGCCCGCAAACGCAAAAGCATCAAGCGCGAACGGCGAGACGCCAACAGTGCGGGCCTCACATTTGATGTCCTGCAAGGAGCCAGTATAACCCCGGCGAACTGGCAGGCATTTTACCAGTTTTACCAGAACACCATCGACCGCAAATGGGGCAATGCCTACCTAACGCCCGACTTCTTCCCGCTTATGGCCCAACGTCTGGGGGAACGTGTTGTGCTTATGCTGGCACGGAATGGAACAACCCCGGTCGCCGCCGCACTGAACCTGATGGGAACAGATACGCTGTATGGCCGCAACTGGGGCTGCGAGGGCAACTGGCCATTCCTGCATTTTGAACTCTGCTATTACCGCGCCATAGATTTTGCCATTGCCCATGGCCTGCAACGGGTGGAAGCTGGCGCGCAGGGTGAGCACAAAATCCAGCGTGGTTACCAGCCTACCCTCACCCATTCCGCCCATTGGTTACAAAGCCCGGGACTGTACAATGCGGTGGACCGTTTTTTGCAGGCCGAGCGACCAGCCATACTGGCCGAAGCCGAGCACCTGAACACTCTGACACCCTACCGGCAGGACAACAGCGCTCAGGCTCCATAG
- a CDS encoding RidA family protein: protein MSTPQSRLAELGIELPTPAAPVANYVACVQTGSLLVVSGQLPLHNGKLFATGKLGDAVSVETAVEAARYSMINVIAQVKAAVGDLSRVKRVVRLGGFIACTPDFTAHASVMNGASDLAVAVFGDAGRHARSTVGVPSLPLDAPVEVEGLFEIA from the coding sequence ATGAGCACTCCCCAATCCCGTCTGGCCGAACTGGGTATTGAACTGCCCACACCGGCGGCTCCCGTTGCCAACTATGTTGCCTGTGTTCAGACAGGTTCGCTGCTTGTCGTTTCTGGCCAGTTGCCCCTGCACAACGGCAAGCTGTTTGCCACCGGCAAGCTGGGCGACGCCGTAAGCGTGGAAACAGCCGTTGAAGCCGCGCGTTACAGCATGATCAACGTTATTGCGCAGGTTAAAGCGGCGGTGGGCGATCTCTCCCGCGTCAAACGTGTTGTGCGTCTGGGCGGCTTTATTGCCTGCACCCCCGACTTTACAGCCCACGCCTCCGTCATGAACGGTGCATCCGATCTGGCCGTTGCCGTGTTTGGTGATGCAGGCCGCCATGCCCGCTCGACCGTTGGCGTGCCCTCCTTGCCGCTGGATGCTCCGGTGGAAGTGGAAGGTCTGTTCGAGATCGCCTGA
- a CDS encoding TSCPD domain-containing protein encodes MTTARRHWNGVLMSTLEAAADPDAPLRSVTLPAEWDVDAASALAQLVPGDGPIDLPALASQWISALAPDEASARSLVWLLLTRQAAPVEAVWHCSFDRPAGFVVNLAAFVSPGEGFAARTFVAALKLICSVLRHTALNKADQRNGDLLLPDLFVPAASAGTDAPPMQTATAGDILLTNLDACLAGVGLDYDSEDGRAAACAITALATLTAHAGRGPESLPLPPVRTVLPGLGETLRAVWNEAAVETDTPLAPIETGFSSPNPIDGLLGVEACGLAPVFSMLRPDGRLASSTQQRLDVRGFTVETALAAALAGETVLPQPGPKAHLAMYRALTGFADRMPARPETLPTPVRLKLERGMRRILPARHGGFTQKTTIGGHRLFMRTGEYEDGTLGELSLTPTRESNMVRGLMESFGDAVSIGLQYGAPLEAYVENFAYSCFGPAGTVEGDPVASYATSMLDYVFRALSDTYLDRRLPDGPHQDSTSEPDPLLPLDLPEGDDTQPTRPRRNLRLVC; translated from the coding sequence ATGACAACAGCCAGACGCCATTGGAACGGTGTGCTGATGAGCACACTGGAGGCCGCAGCAGACCCGGACGCACCCCTTCGCTCCGTTACGCTGCCCGCAGAGTGGGATGTGGACGCCGCTTCCGCACTTGCCCAACTTGTGCCGGGTGACGGCCCGATCGACCTGCCTGCACTTGCATCGCAGTGGATCAGCGCCCTTGCGCCGGACGAGGCATCCGCCCGCTCTCTGGTCTGGCTGCTGCTGACACGGCAGGCCGCTCCAGTGGAGGCCGTGTGGCATTGCTCGTTCGACCGCCCGGCAGGCTTTGTGGTCAATCTGGCTGCTTTTGTCTCCCCCGGGGAAGGGTTTGCAGCCCGCACCTTTGTGGCTGCCCTTAAACTGATCTGCTCGGTTCTGCGCCATACGGCCCTAAACAAGGCGGACCAGCGGAATGGGGACCTGCTACTGCCCGACCTGTTTGTGCCCGCCGCCTCCGCCGGAACAGATGCGCCCCCCATGCAGACCGCCACGGCAGGGGATATCCTGCTGACCAATCTGGATGCCTGTCTGGCTGGAGTCGGTCTGGATTATGATAGTGAGGATGGCCGGGCCGCCGCCTGCGCCATTACCGCGCTGGCAACACTAACCGCCCATGCCGGACGGGGTCCGGAGTCTCTCCCCCTGCCGCCGGTCCGTACCGTGCTGCCCGGTCTGGGAGAAACCCTGCGTGCGGTCTGGAACGAAGCAGCGGTGGAAACCGACACGCCTCTAGCCCCGATTGAAACCGGTTTTTCCTCCCCCAACCCCATCGACGGGCTGCTTGGGGTAGAAGCGTGCGGTCTGGCCCCTGTTTTTTCCATGCTCCGACCCGATGGGCGGCTGGCCAGCAGCACCCAGCAACGGCTGGATGTACGGGGATTTACGGTAGAAACTGCTCTGGCCGCAGCCCTTGCGGGCGAGACGGTTCTGCCCCAGCCCGGCCCCAAGGCGCATCTGGCCATGTATCGCGCATTGACCGGCTTTGCAGACCGTATGCCCGCCCGGCCAGAAACACTCCCCACCCCCGTGCGCCTCAAACTGGAACGCGGTATGCGGCGGATTCTGCCCGCACGGCATGGCGGCTTTACGCAAAAAACCACCATTGGCGGGCACCGCCTGTTCATGCGCACCGGGGAATATGAGGATGGCACACTAGGCGAACTCTCCCTTACCCCCACGCGGGAAAGCAATATGGTGCGCGGGCTGATGGAAAGCTTTGGCGACGCCGTCAGCATTGGCCTGCAATACGGCGCTCCGCTGGAAGCCTATGTGGAAAACTTTGCCTATTCCTGCTTTGGGCCAGCTGGCACCGTGGAGGGCGACCCGGTTGCCTCCTATGCCACTTCCATGCTGGACTACGTGTTCAGGGCACTGTCCGACACCTATCTGGACAGGCGTCTGCCCGACGGCCCCCATCAGGACAGCACGTCCGAGCCGGACCCGCTGCTCCCGCTGGATCTGCCCGAAGGGGATGACACGCAGCCCACCCGCCCACGGCGCAACCTGCGTCTGGTCTGCTAA
- a CDS encoding NADH:ubiquinone oxidoreductase subunit NDUFA12: MANFGTWLHTRRKGRLVGKDADGRCYYESTGPARKGGGVERPERWVIYLKGEDASAVPPEWWGWLHHTLDAPIAEQERKPWQLPHQPNMTGTAQAYHPPGSLYAAGQHPPATGDYEAWTPEGTAEA, from the coding sequence ATGGCAAATTTCGGAACATGGCTGCATACGCGCCGGAAGGGTCGGCTGGTTGGCAAGGATGCCGATGGCCGCTGTTATTATGAATCAACCGGCCCGGCCCGCAAGGGTGGTGGCGTGGAGCGCCCCGAACGCTGGGTGATCTACCTGAAAGGGGAGGACGCCTCCGCCGTGCCGCCAGAATGGTGGGGGTGGTTGCACCACACGCTGGATGCGCCCATTGCCGAGCAGGAGCGCAAGCCGTGGCAACTGCCCCACCAGCCTAACATGACCGGAACAGCACAGGCTTATCACCCACCGGGCAGCCTGTACGCAGCGGGCCAGCACCCGCCCGCAACCGGGGATTATGAGGCATGGACACCGGAGGGAACGGCTGAGGCGTGA